From Selenomonas sp. AB3002, one genomic window encodes:
- a CDS encoding amidohydrolase family protein — MKTNAAEKVVIGDGVMKIIDCEFHYYLPELMEYLSTRNNSVRYYPETKTLEVRDKLFANLGGVTNEYPVIDELMNFGAERIAVMDKNGIDVGVMASSPALEELPEKEAIYFAQKSNDAVAEIINKYPERFLGAAVLPTPYVDAAIKELERCVKELGFKYWHTHSNYKNEHLYEEKYLPLLAKAEELGCAFYVHPQASDDKDMKDMGYVYSSPGLGFGLDAMKTSLRIILNGTFDKFPNLRMILGHLGEFFPFILDRVDNRFKWIRDDEVKMKHTVSYYFKNKNVVVTTSGNMSKPAFECTKKALGIDSIIFGSDYPYESLSDMMKFMDSLELTAEEKEKVFHLNAEKYILNK; from the coding sequence ATGAAAACCAATGCAGCAGAAAAGGTTGTTATAGGAGATGGTGTTATGAAAATAATTGACTGCGAATTTCACTATTACTTACCTGAATTGATGGAATATCTTTCCACACGTAATAATTCAGTGAGATATTATCCGGAAACCAAAACCTTGGAAGTGAGAGATAAACTTTTTGCTAATCTTGGCGGGGTAACGAACGAATACCCGGTTATTGATGAGCTTATGAATTTTGGAGCAGAAAGAATTGCCGTCATGGATAAAAACGGCATTGATGTAGGCGTTATGGCCTCTTCCCCTGCACTGGAAGAATTACCGGAAAAAGAGGCAATATATTTTGCCCAGAAATCTAATGATGCTGTTGCTGAAATTATAAACAAATATCCAGAGCGTTTCCTTGGCGCTGCCGTTTTACCAACACCTTATGTTGATGCGGCCATAAAAGAACTTGAACGCTGTGTAAAAGAGCTTGGTTTTAAATATTGGCACACACATTCTAATTATAAGAATGAACATTTATATGAAGAAAAATATCTTCCTTTGCTTGCCAAAGCTGAAGAATTGGGATGCGCGTTTTATGTTCATCCACAAGCATCTGATGATAAAGATATGAAAGACATGGGTTACGTATATTCTTCCCCTGGACTTGGTTTTGGCTTAGATGCTATGAAAACATCATTAAGAATCATATTAAACGGGACATTTGATAAATTCCCCAACTTAAGAATGATTCTTGGTCATTTGGGCGAATTTTTCCCATTTATATTGGATAGAGTTGATAATCGTTTTAAATGGATTCGGGATGACGAAGTAAAAATGAAACATACTGTTTCTTATTACTTTAAAAATAAAAATGTTGTTGTAACAACAAGCGGCAATATGTCTAAACCTGCTTTCGAATGTACGAAGAAGGCGCTTGGTATAGACAGCATTATTTTTGGTTCTGATTATCCGTATGAAAGCTTGTCTGATATGATGAAATTTATGGATTCTTTAGAATTAACCGCAGAAGAAAAAGAAAAGGTATTTCACTTAAATGCTGAAAAATATATTTTAAATAAATAA
- a CDS encoding response regulator has translation MKRKFADTLKKLRTSKLISQHELAEKIFVTRSAIAKWENGYSLPDMLMIKRICKALEVNEYDLMEILLDGDDELNVIILDDRKIVVQGSLSVVEEVLPNANIFGFTKPIEAVEFAKKKKISLIFLDIEMGKTNGLDICKNFLEINPQTNIIFLTAFVEYSFEAWSTGASGYLLKPITAENLKAQLKNLRYPLINLGEIL, from the coding sequence ATGAAAAGGAAATTTGCGGATACTTTAAAAAAATTAAGAACTTCCAAATTGATTTCTCAACATGAATTGGCGGAAAAAATTTTCGTTACGCGTTCAGCCATCGCTAAATGGGAAAACGGCTACAGTTTGCCGGATATGCTTATGATCAAAAGAATTTGCAAAGCGCTTGAGGTAAACGAATACGATTTAATGGAAATTTTGCTTGACGGCGACGACGAATTAAACGTAATTATTCTTGACGACAGAAAAATTGTTGTGCAAGGTTCACTCTCCGTTGTCGAAGAAGTTTTGCCAAACGCAAATATTTTTGGGTTTACCAAACCTATCGAAGCGGTTGAATTTGCCAAAAAAAAGAAAATTTCGCTGATTTTCTTGGATATTGAAATGGGGAAAACCAACGGACTTGATATTTGCAAGAATTTTTTGGAGATAAACCCGCAAACAAATATAATTTTTCTGACCGCTTTTGTTGAATATTCTTTTGAGGCATGGAGCACCGGAGCAAGCGGTTATCTGTTAAAGCCTATTACGGCGGAAAATTTAAAAGCCCAATTAAAAAATCTGCGTTATCCTTTGATAAATTTGGGTGAAATTCTATGA
- a CDS encoding amidohydrolase — MQKTVILGNIITVDERRPFAKAAFVKDGVFAYIGDADEAKKLAGADAKILDYGENFIYPGFLEAHAHGALAGDRAIGQANLSQVRLTDYDKYREIIKDYIAKNPDKEVYVAAGWIQNEEYKTKAYLDEIYSDKPLMMNTIDGHSMLFNTKALEWAGIDAEYAKKYGYDQVHVDENGEPDGYVCEGPLYEIVPKLPRSFDDFKNFLLAWQDIAIQNGFTAVADAGVELLHPSVTQAYYELEKEGKLKMRTYAFLMVPENAENPKAEVARIAADRAKYSNEYFHVVGVKAFLDGVIEAHTGWQIDDYLDTPGYHGLERFNDHDKMVELIVAADAEGLSVHVHSIGNGATKFMLDCIEDAEKITGDMDQRNILAHLQFVREEDFQRMANTGSVPAVFTLWCPKEANIYEQEVRYVGEELAEKGYPVKSFYDAGANVVFHSDYPVSPLFDIKNSFYAAEARDFPKGIGKVAKPRNMEEAITREQSLRAMTINVARQWREESRLGSIEFGKIANMTVFDCDFLHDDLEKVAKAKIIATIIDGEEVYKA, encoded by the coding sequence ATGCAAAAGACTGTTATTCTCGGCAACATCATCACGGTTGACGAAAGGAGGCCCTTTGCCAAGGCGGCGTTTGTCAAAGACGGCGTTTTTGCCTATATCGGCGACGCTGACGAGGCGAAAAAGCTTGCCGGTGCGGACGCAAAAATCTTGGATTACGGCGAAAATTTCATTTATCCCGGTTTCCTGGAAGCCCACGCTCACGGCGCTCTTGCGGGGGACCGCGCTATCGGGCAGGCCAATCTTTCGCAGGTTCGTTTGACCGACTATGATAAATACCGCGAAATTATCAAGGATTATATCGCGAAAAATCCCGATAAAGAAGTTTATGTGGCGGCGGGCTGGATTCAAAATGAGGAATATAAAACCAAAGCCTATCTTGATGAAATTTATTCCGATAAGCCGTTGATGATGAACACAATCGACGGGCATTCTATGTTGTTTAACACAAAGGCGTTGGAATGGGCGGGCATTGACGCCGAATATGCGAAAAAATACGGCTATGACCAGGTACACGTGGATGAAAACGGCGAGCCGGACGGTTATGTTTGCGAAGGACCATTATATGAAATTGTGCCTAAGCTTCCCCGATCATTTGACGACTTCAAAAACTTTTTGCTGGCGTGGCAGGATATCGCCATACAAAACGGATTTACGGCTGTAGCGGATGCCGGAGTTGAACTTCTCCATCCGAGCGTTACCCAAGCGTATTATGAACTTGAAAAGGAAGGCAAGCTGAAAATGCGCACTTACGCATTTTTAATGGTGCCCGAGAACGCCGAAAATCCCAAAGCGGAGGTTGCCCGTATTGCCGCAGACCGCGCAAAATACAGCAACGAATATTTTCACGTAGTAGGCGTAAAGGCTTTTCTGGACGGCGTAATCGAGGCGCATACCGGCTGGCAAATTGACGATTATCTTGATACGCCCGGTTATCACGGCTTGGAACGTTTCAACGACCATGACAAAATGGTTGAGCTTATTGTTGCGGCAGATGCCGAAGGGCTATCGGTACACGTTCATTCCATAGGAAACGGCGCAACTAAATTTATGCTTGATTGCATTGAGGACGCGGAAAAGATTACCGGCGATATGGATCAGCGCAACATTTTGGCGCACTTGCAATTTGTCCGGGAAGAAGATTTTCAGCGTATGGCAAATACCGGCTCCGTACCGGCGGTGTTCACTCTTTGGTGCCCCAAAGAAGCGAACATTTACGAGCAGGAAGTCAGATACGTCGGCGAAGAATTGGCGGAGAAAGGTTACCCGGTAAAATCTTTCTATGATGCGGGCGCGAACGTGGTATTTCATTCGGATTATCCCGTGTCGCCGCTGTTTGACATCAAAAACAGCTTTTACGCAGCCGAAGCGCGCGACTTTCCAAAAGGGATCGGAAAGGTAGCAAAACCGCGCAATATGGAAGAAGCTATCACCCGCGAACAGTCGCTTCGTGCAATGACAATAAATGTTGCCCGTCAATGGCGTGAGGAAAGCCGCCTGGGTTCCATCGAGTTCGGAAAAATCGCCAATATGACGGTGTTCGACTGCGATTTCCTGCACGACGATTTGGAAAAAGTTGCAAAGGCAAAGATTATCGCCACTATCATTGACGGCGAAGAAGTCTACAAAGCCTAA
- a CDS encoding amidohydrolase family protein: protein MKTNAAEMVVYGKIFTSEDNKIVEAFAVKDGKYIYVGDKDGVKDFIEEGKTEVIDYTGKGLVMPSCGNGHAHYSNALGIPKFGTTMDRETTPEKFLAEVIPAAVKKARKTGATAIFGYGWKFLIFENNMPTRQQLDAICSDIPMYIADEEGHKSLVNTIALVNAGIMTADGTVLKNKIRGGEIVFGEDGTPTGFLKEQAGTYTRSFLDNDKIFSVDLAKETLQDIQKLLLSEGYTMYMDGWSNYFYNESYYRAANEMDKAGDLHFMAGLSYELESWMDIDKNLEKSLEVQKYASKHVKTNWVKLFMDGTVETGTGFIEPLYNDGHQGIANWEEDEVTYITRKSNEKNLTMHIHTMGNKAVNRVVNAYVNGGKDEMRNTLVHVYGVMPSDYKRMADHNIYVTEGMLWHHNSDDVRDYLMERLPGNMGEEGFPMKSYFDNGVNVTSHSDFPALTGSPDDPFGIIEVAVTGQWHLENGKPRWPEELITREQAITTLTINVAKQMFIENERGSIKTGKYADFLLVNKDVLSCPETEIHEAKPIATYFEGKKVFSV from the coding sequence ATGAAAACCAATGCAGCAGAGATGGTTGTTTACGGCAAAATTTTTACTTCGGAAGACAACAAAATTGTCGAGGCGTTTGCGGTTAAAGACGGCAAATACATTTACGTCGGCGACAAAGACGGCGTGAAAGATTTTATCGAGGAAGGCAAAACCGAAGTCATCGACTACACTGGCAAAGGTCTTGTCATGCCCTCTTGCGGCAACGGGCACGCACATTATTCTAATGCTCTCGGTATTCCGAAATTCGGCACGACAATGGACAGAGAAACCACTCCGGAAAAATTTTTGGCGGAAGTCATTCCGGCGGCGGTTAAAAAGGCAAGAAAAACCGGCGCGACGGCTATCTTCGGTTACGGCTGGAAATTTTTGATTTTTGAAAACAATATGCCTACTCGTCAACAGTTGGACGCCATTTGCAGCGATATTCCCATGTACATTGCCGACGAGGAAGGTCACAAATCTCTCGTGAATACAATCGCACTTGTCAATGCGGGTATCATGACGGCGGACGGCACCGTACTCAAAAATAAAATTCGCGGCGGCGAAATTGTTTTCGGCGAAGACGGCACTCCGACAGGTTTTCTCAAGGAACAGGCAGGAACTTACACGCGGTCTTTCTTGGACAATGACAAGATCTTTTCCGTTGACTTGGCAAAAGAAACTTTGCAGGATATCCAAAAACTTTTGCTGTCGGAAGGCTACACAATGTATATGGACGGTTGGAGTAACTATTTCTACAATGAAAGTTATTACAGAGCCGCGAATGAAATGGACAAAGCGGGCGACCTTCATTTTATGGCCGGCTTGAGTTATGAACTTGAAAGCTGGATGGACATTGATAAAAATTTGGAAAAATCGCTTGAGGTTCAAAAATATGCTTCCAAGCATGTAAAGACAAACTGGGTAAAACTTTTCATGGACGGCACGGTTGAAACGGGTACGGGCTTTATCGAACCGCTTTATAATGACGGACATCAGGGAATCGCCAACTGGGAGGAAGACGAAGTTACCTACATTACGCGCAAATCTAACGAAAAAAATTTGACGATGCATATTCACACAATGGGCAATAAGGCGGTCAATCGCGTCGTCAACGCATACGTTAACGGCGGCAAGGACGAAATGCGCAACACGCTTGTTCACGTGTACGGCGTCATGCCGTCGGACTACAAGCGCATGGCAGATCACAACATTTATGTCACTGAAGGTATGCTTTGGCATCACAACAGCGACGATGTAAGAGATTATTTGATGGAACGTCTTCCCGGAAACATGGGAGAAGAAGGTTTCCCGATGAAGTCATACTTCGACAACGGCGTTAACGTAACCTCGCACTCGGACTTTCCCGCATTGACCGGCAGCCCCGACGATCCGTTCGGCATTATTGAAGTTGCCGTTACGGGTCAATGGCACCTCGAAAACGGAAAACCTCGTTGGCCGGAAGAATTAATCACCCGCGAACAAGCCATTACGACTCTGACAATCAACGTCGCAAAGCAAATGTTCATCGAAAACGAACGCGGCAGTATCAAGACCGGCAAATATGCCGACTTCCTCCTCGTCAACAAAGATGTTTTGTCTTGTCCGGAAACTGAAATTCACGAGGCTAAGCCTATCGCGACTTATTTTGAAGGTAAAAAAGTTTTTTCTGTCTAA
- a CDS encoding carboxylesterase family protein, whose amino-acid sequence MKKLFTIDDFIIAFISALVYGLSFEIPMLLGWGIWTALPLCLIIGGAVDMVTRKLVFNKAVQKNAMNKALIFFALFVIFLIGGYVALQLTGLSLKDYFVENYIYSILPSVLGFVFSMAFRWYQIRKIRVRYGDGSQGFLYDDMYTSEEIEEFNKQNRQIKGEYDTKLAVKTKTGVYVGYKEKKGVVYREIPYAKPPVGKLRWKAPESLPASDEVFEAKYFGASAIQVEHKGSILKIHRQSEDCLTLNVCVGKKDNNDKKPVVVLFHHGDFSYGGSADPLMYLEKIADTYSGFIGVSFNYRLGIFGFIDFSEVPGGENYPDALNLGLLDQIAALEWVKENISAFGGDPGNITVMGFESGAISISLLAVCERAKGLFQKAFIFFGSPDFSYLTPDAARAFAQKLLEETGAKSMDELQRLTSAQLKDLNQKIGLHRIAPTCDGKLIPANVFDAYKNGAADGIEFIVGIPSNEGHVLKSFIGEENFEEFVSENNEETLSSYLDADTAAAVRKYIENRAKHTTALEAEGKFYEQWNTLSMYLSAMQLAAGGNKVHLMYWDVKPLIENLGSGTVDVVLALFGDSKISQMYGNVIDSAISEILQHFLKKFISGETMSLYNNEIKGVKDIDWKEFPSALIVSNKIFKCAPIEDRLYEIDGLWEFMKRNGATFARE is encoded by the coding sequence ATGAAAAAATTATTTACGATTGATGATTTTATAATCGCCTTCATTTCGGCCCTTGTATACGGCTTGAGTTTTGAAATTCCCATGCTTCTCGGCTGGGGAATCTGGACGGCTTTACCCCTTTGCTTGATTATCGGCGGCGCGGTTGATATGGTGACAAGAAAGCTTGTCTTCAATAAAGCCGTACAAAAAAACGCGATGAATAAGGCTCTGATTTTTTTTGCGCTGTTTGTCATTTTTCTTATAGGAGGGTATGTCGCGTTGCAATTAACGGGATTATCCCTCAAAGATTATTTTGTGGAAAATTATATATATTCGATTTTGCCTTCTGTTTTGGGATTTGTATTTAGTATGGCATTTCGCTGGTATCAAATCAGAAAAATTCGCGTTCGTTATGGTGATGGCAGTCAGGGATTCTTATACGACGATATGTACACGAGCGAGGAGATTGAAGAGTTTAACAAGCAGAATCGGCAAATCAAAGGCGAATATGATACAAAATTGGCTGTGAAAACGAAAACCGGCGTATATGTCGGCTACAAGGAAAAAAAGGGCGTCGTTTATCGCGAAATCCCTTACGCAAAGCCGCCGGTGGGCAAGCTTCGCTGGAAAGCTCCCGAGTCGTTGCCCGCATCTGATGAAGTATTCGAGGCAAAATATTTTGGCGCGTCTGCCATACAGGTTGAACACAAAGGCTCAATCCTGAAAATCCATCGGCAAAGCGAAGATTGTTTGACGCTAAACGTTTGCGTCGGCAAAAAAGATAACAATGATAAAAAGCCTGTAGTGGTGCTTTTTCATCACGGCGATTTTTCTTACGGCGGTTCTGCCGACCCGCTGATGTATTTAGAAAAAATAGCCGACACGTATTCTGGCTTCATTGGCGTAAGCTTTAATTATCGTCTTGGCATATTCGGCTTCATTGATTTTTCCGAAGTCCCCGGCGGTGAAAATTATCCCGATGCTTTAAATCTTGGCTTGCTTGACCAAATTGCGGCGCTTGAATGGGTGAAAGAAAATATTTCCGCTTTTGGCGGCGACCCCGGCAATATTACGGTAATGGGCTTTGAATCCGGCGCGATTTCAATCAGTCTGCTTGCCGTTTGCGAACGCGCAAAAGGCTTGTTCCAAAAGGCGTTTATATTTTTCGGCAGTCCCGATTTTTCCTACCTTACGCCGGATGCCGCAAGGGCTTTTGCCCAAAAACTTTTGGAAGAAACCGGGGCAAAGTCAATGGACGAGCTGCAACGGCTCACAAGCGCACAATTAAAAGACCTCAATCAAAAAATCGGCTTGCACAGAATAGCTCCGACTTGCGACGGCAAACTTATTCCGGCAAATGTTTTTGACGCTTATAAAAACGGTGCGGCTGACGGCATAGAATTTATTGTCGGAATTCCAAGCAATGAGGGACATGTCCTTAAATCTTTTATTGGCGAAGAAAATTTCGAGGAATTCGTGTCCGAAAACAATGAAGAAACTTTATCGTCGTACCTTGACGCCGATACTGCCGCCGCCGTGAGAAAGTACATTGAAAATCGGGCAAAGCATACAACCGCACTTGAAGCAGAAGGAAAATTCTATGAACAATGGAACACTTTGTCAATGTATCTCAGCGCTATGCAGCTTGCGGCAGGCGGAAATAAAGTTCATCTGATGTATTGGGACGTAAAGCCGCTGATTGAAAATCTAGGCTCCGGCACAGTCGATGTGGTTTTGGCTTTGTTCGGCGACAGCAAAATTTCGCAAATGTACGGCAATGTCATTGATTCCGCCATTTCCGAAATACTTCAGCATTTCTTGAAGAAGTTTATAAGCGGCGAAACGATGAGCCTTTACAACAATGAAATCAAGGGCGTTAAGGATATCGACTGGAAAGAATTTCCCAGCGCGCTTATTGTCTCAAATAAAATTTTTAAATGCGCACCTATCGAAGACAGGCTGTATGAAATTGATGGGTTATGGGAATTTATGAAGAGGAATGGCGCGACTTTCGCGCGAGAATAA
- a CDS encoding arginine deiminase family protein: MKKKLFSMMGCALLATVAPCTAGGMNTAFAAETVFVESEFAPLKRVVLTQTEVVLGKNILKYVDANAKVPEVTDEYMKAWALERENLKEVLEKYGVEVQRPRLLTDYEKMLGNVENGYTEAAGITNFFARDPFITIGNHIIECSLFSLYRRLEVLPIRPILQKEAEKSGCYYVSIPQADISEGNDSTVGPFLEGGDVLVYKKTVFVGNSGRATNHAGVVWLRNYLKHFGYNVVEVKMDNDILHLDCILSFPRDGLMIVCEEAMPEGLPTELKSWDKITVSKDEAQALATNGLPIDDHTYITDIVFKDTVGKELEKRGIKVEYIDYKLSRFAGGAFRCSTQPLLRK, encoded by the coding sequence ATGAAAAAAAAGTTGTTTTCGATGATGGGTTGCGCGCTTTTGGCAACAGTCGCGCCATGCACAGCCGGAGGGATGAATACCGCTTTTGCGGCGGAAACGGTTTTCGTGGAAAGCGAATTTGCTCCCCTCAAACGCGTAGTGCTGACACAGACGGAGGTTGTGCTCGGAAAGAACATTCTAAAATATGTTGATGCTAACGCTAAGGTTCCGGAAGTGACGGATGAATATATGAAGGCGTGGGCACTCGAACGGGAAAATCTGAAAGAAGTGCTGGAAAAATACGGCGTCGAAGTGCAAAGACCGCGTTTGCTCACGGATTACGAGAAAATGCTTGGAAATGTTGAGAACGGTTACACAGAAGCCGCAGGTATCACCAACTTTTTTGCAAGAGATCCGTTCATAACAATCGGTAATCATATTATCGAATGTTCATTGTTCTCGCTCTATCGCAGACTGGAAGTTCTTCCGATTAGACCCATTTTACAAAAAGAAGCAGAAAAAAGCGGTTGCTATTATGTGTCAATACCGCAAGCGGATATCTCGGAAGGCAATGATTCAACGGTCGGGCCGTTTCTTGAGGGCGGCGACGTGTTGGTTTACAAGAAAACCGTTTTTGTGGGAAATTCGGGACGAGCTACCAACCATGCAGGTGTCGTATGGCTCAGAAACTATTTGAAACATTTCGGTTATAACGTTGTCGAAGTCAAGATGGATAATGATATTTTGCATCTTGATTGCATACTGAGTTTTCCGAGAGACGGTTTAATGATTGTATGCGAAGAGGCTATGCCCGAAGGTTTGCCGACGGAGTTAAAATCGTGGGACAAAATCACCGTCAGCAAAGACGAAGCGCAAGCGTTGGCAACCAACGGACTGCCCATTGACGATCACACCTATATAACGGATATTGTGTTCAAAGATACCGTAGGCAAGGAATTGGAGAAACGCGGTATAAAAGTCGAATATATAGATTATAAATTGTCGAGATTCGCGGGGGGAGCTTTCCGTTGCAGCACACAGCCGCTCCTCAGGAAATAA
- a CDS encoding linear amide C-N hydrolase yields the protein MSIFKKEFRLFVSALMAFCFTVCVSAAQAAPFTAPEKLADYLYYMEYTDYVPDLTTGEKVKTGFACSAVRNGNFYGRNLDLDYSDVPEFVIKVAAKESEGRYASIGLAAILTLKSKGVGNVSEAELLAMPNLTFDGINENGVAMNCNVAPATDLDFATKISTNYGKPRIHAVAVVRYVLDHAKSAAHGVELMKNMDIYGGYGSWGLHWMLSDEKETYIIECIDGKLVARNDTDNIMTNFYVNYAANTPYAKHMKAGQTAVGKTYKGFPVLTPHACGVERYAILKEHYAEGAKSAEGMASLMERVKYTQTYEASTEPFWYTEYTVGDLTAASAPADFKAKIQAGMDTYKLHDRNIQPDNFWLTWHTAVYDLANRTLRLNIQEDYAKHYDFKLGE from the coding sequence ATGAGTATTTTCAAAAAAGAGTTCCGTCTCTTTGTGTCTGCGCTTATGGCTTTCTGCTTCACCGTATGCGTTTCAGCGGCGCAGGCAGCCCCTTTCACGGCCCCTGAGAAGCTGGCTGATTACCTGTACTACATGGAGTACACCGACTATGTGCCTGACCTTACGACGGGCGAAAAGGTCAAGACCGGCTTCGCCTGCTCCGCTGTACGCAACGGAAACTTCTACGGGCGCAATTTGGATCTTGACTACTCCGACGTCCCGGAATTTGTGATCAAGGTTGCCGCCAAAGAGTCCGAGGGACGCTACGCCAGCATAGGGCTTGCCGCGATTCTCACGCTGAAGTCCAAGGGGGTTGGCAACGTCTCGGAGGCTGAGTTGCTCGCCATGCCCAACCTGACTTTTGACGGCATCAATGAAAACGGCGTGGCCATGAACTGCAACGTCGCTCCCGCCACCGATCTGGACTTCGCCACCAAGATTTCGACCAATTACGGCAAGCCGCGCATCCATGCCGTTGCCGTCGTCCGCTACGTCCTTGACCATGCGAAATCCGCTGCCCATGGCGTGGAGCTGATGAAGAACATGGACATTTACGGCGGCTATGGCTCCTGGGGGCTTCACTGGATGCTCTCTGACGAGAAGGAGACTTACATCATCGAGTGCATTGACGGCAAGCTGGTTGCCAGGAACGACACGGACAACATCATGACCAATTTCTATGTCAACTACGCAGCGAATACTCCCTATGCCAAGCACATGAAGGCAGGGCAGACAGCCGTGGGCAAAACCTACAAGGGCTTCCCGGTTCTCACGCCCCATGCCTGCGGCGTTGAGCGCTACGCCATCCTGAAGGAGCATTATGCAGAGGGCGCGAAATCCGCTGAGGGCATGGCCAGCTTGATGGAGCGTGTGAAATATACCCAGACTTATGAAGCGAGCACGGAGCCCTTCTGGTACACGGAGTATACCGTAGGAGATTTGACAGCCGCAAGCGCGCCTGCGGATTTCAAGGCCAAGATCCAGGCCGGCATGGATACCTACAAGCTGCATGACAGGAACATCCAGCCCGATAATTTCTGGCTGACCTGGCACACGGCGGTTTACGACCTGGCGAACAGGACGCTCCGCCTGAACATTCAGGAGGATTACGCCAAGCATTACGACTTCAAGCTGGGCGAATGA
- a CDS encoding ATP-binding protein, with amino-acid sequence MKDLNRKLPIGVQSFDILRQENFLYVDKTSYIYDLAHSGRQYFLSRPRRFGKSLFLSTLAAYWEGKKELFAGLSIEKMEEGSENAFQPYPVFYFDFNGENYQQDTALEDALDKMLQKWEALYDCVPQGSLSARFQTLLMKAKAETGKKCVVLVDEYDKPLLEVLENKEREEHNKAVFKGFFGTLKSYDAYLQFVFITGVTKFSQVSIFSDLNQLEDISFDEEYSAICGLTQEEIEQNFQLELKQLAEKHKLTEDEALQKLAAMYDGYHFFPGCPGLYNPFSLLNALKKRQFKAFWFSTGTPTFLVKRVQEARLNANRFTDKTLCADMDALTDYRYENPDPVPLLYQTGYLTIQGFNERRQVYILGFPNDEVKYAFLKSLLPAYTPAAIANRGTDVFALCDCLEAGDTDGARDILTALFAGIPYTTDAAPFEHYFQSVLYIVFTLLGQFVQCEVHSSRGRADCILETEEFIYIFEFKLDKSAQEALAQIEEKVYAAPFAADQRQLFKIGVSFDSEKRNLSEWLVKA; translated from the coding sequence ATGAAGGATTTGAACAGAAAACTGCCCATAGGGGTGCAGAGCTTCGATATTTTGCGACAGGAAAACTTCCTGTATGTTGACAAGACAAGCTACATATATGATTTGGCACATTCCGGACGGCAATACTTCCTCAGCCGCCCCCGTCGTTTCGGCAAGAGCCTGTTCCTCTCCACCCTGGCTGCTTATTGGGAGGGGAAGAAAGAACTCTTTGCTGGACTCTCCATTGAGAAAATGGAAGAAGGCAGCGAAAACGCCTTTCAGCCCTATCCAGTATTTTACTTTGACTTCAACGGGGAGAACTATCAGCAGGATACGGCCCTGGAGGATGCTTTGGACAAAATGCTGCAGAAATGGGAGGCCCTGTATGACTGTGTCCCCCAAGGCTCCCTGAGCGCCCGCTTCCAGACCCTGCTTATGAAAGCTAAAGCAGAAACCGGCAAAAAATGTGTGGTGCTGGTGGACGAATATGATAAACCTCTCCTAGAGGTACTTGAAAACAAGGAACGCGAAGAGCATAACAAAGCAGTATTCAAAGGCTTCTTCGGCACTCTGAAAAGTTACGATGCCTATCTGCAGTTCGTCTTCATCACCGGGGTCACGAAATTCAGCCAGGTTAGCATTTTCAGTGATCTGAACCAGCTGGAGGACATTTCCTTTGATGAGGAATACAGCGCCATCTGCGGGCTGACCCAGGAAGAAATAGAGCAGAATTTCCAGCTGGAACTGAAGCAGCTGGCCGAAAAGCACAAGCTGACAGAAGATGAGGCCCTGCAGAAACTGGCCGCCATGTACGACGGCTACCACTTCTTCCCCGGCTGCCCCGGCCTTTACAATCCCTTCAGTCTGCTAAATGCCCTCAAGAAACGGCAGTTCAAAGCCTTCTGGTTCTCCACCGGCACCCCCACCTTCCTGGTAAAACGGGTGCAGGAAGCCCGGCTGAATGCCAATCGCTTCACAGACAAAACCCTTTGCGCTGATATGGACGCTCTGACAGACTACCGCTACGAAAATCCCGACCCCGTACCCCTGCTCTACCAGACTGGCTATCTGACCATCCAGGGCTTCAACGAGCGCCGCCAGGTCTACATCCTTGGCTTCCCCAATGACGAAGTAAAATACGCTTTTTTGAAAAGCCTCCTGCCCGCCTACACTCCCGCCGCCATAGCAAACCGCGGCACAGATGTCTTCGCCCTCTGCGACTGCCTGGAGGCAGGGGATACTGATGGTGCCAGAGACATCCTAACCGCCCTCTTCGCCGGCATCCCCTATACCACAGACGCTGCTCCCTTCGAACACTACTTCCAGTCCGTACTCTACATCGTCTTCACCCTGCTGGGCCAGTTCGTGCAATGCGAAGTACACAGCAGCCGGGGCAGGGCCGACTGCATACTGGAAACGGAAGAGTTCATCTACATCTTTGAATTCAAGCTGGACAAATCAGCCCAGGAGGCCCTGGCCCAGATAGAGGAAAAAGTCTACGCCGCCCCCTTCGCAGCCGACCAGCGGCAGCTCTTCAAGATTGGCGTGAGCTTCGATTCTGAAAAAAGGAATTTGTCGGAATGGCTGGTGAAAGCATAA